The Synechocystis sp. PCC 6714 genome includes the window CTAATTTTGAGAATGAATGCGAATATTGTATTCCTTGGCACACAAAACTGGCTCAGATATCAGGGATGCCAGAAGTTGAGATTGAAGCTCTGCGGGATGGTTCTGGACTTTCAGATAGCAAGCTTGAAAGTCTAAGACGATTTACTCGAACCTTAATTACAGAACGAGGTAAAGCGAGTGGGAATGACATAGAAATTTTTTTCTCGGCTGGTTACAGCCATCAGCAAGCGTTAGAAGTAATTCTTGGTATTGCAATTAAAGTCATGAGCAACTACACAAACTCTATCGCTGAAACACCCATTGATCCACAGGTAGAAAATCTTCGTTGGAAAAAACCTAGGAAGTAATCATGGGATAGATCTATCTTTTTGGGGCAAGTAGTTTTGAAATTATCTTTACAGTCTCATTAAAATACTCTGAAGGTTACTTCAAACTCATGTCCAACATAATTATCACAGTTTTTGCAATTTCGTAAATTTCTTGATTTAATGAAAGTCATGTAGATGACGATGATTCTTGGCGGAGTTTTGGGGTTCTGATCGCTTATCCGAAAAGAAGCATAACAAATCACTGCACCCGACTGTGAGTTAAACTATTCTTATCACCCAAAGTCAATGACGGTGGGTGAATTTTACCATTTGACCGCTTTTTGAAACTCTATTCAAAAATGCTTTATAACGGATTTAATATTTGTGGAAATACT containing:
- a CDS encoding carboxymuconolactone decarboxylase family protein, producing MFKVHDESSAPEASKPILTQVKNEFDMIPNLERVMAEAPALLAGYTHLWNLFDTTSLTPIERQVVYQTANFENECEYCIPWHTKLAQISGMPEVEIEALRDGSGLSDSKLESLRRFTRTLITERGKASGNDIEIFFSAGYSHQQALEVILGIAIKVMSNYTNSIAETPIDPQVENLRWKKPRK